The window CCCTGTCCCAGAACCGGGACGAGTTGCGCGATAAAATAGAACGTCTGCAGTACGGCGGCGGCACCGATTTTTTCAGGGCCCTGGAAACCGCGGCCGACCAGCTGGGACAGACCCGTCGGGCCATCCGCCACATCATCCTGCTGACCGACGGCGACACCAACCGCAGCCCGGCCGACCACTACCCCCTGGTCCATTTGGTTAGCCAGCGCCAGATTTCGATTACCACGATCCGGATCGGGGCCGACACCGTCAACCTGCGGCTGCTGTCCTACATGTCCGAAAAAACCAAGGGCCGGTTTTACCACGTCTCTGACGCGGCACGGCTGCCCCAGCTGCTGGTCAAAGACACCCGGCAGACCCTGGGTGAGGACGACGAGGAAGACGAGGACGAGGAGGATCAGGAGCCCAAACAGATCCAGCCCCTGGTCGGGGTGCGCGGCCAGATCCTGAGCGGCCTGCACGACTTCCCCGACCTCGACGAATACATGTTGACCAACCCCAAGAAGGGCGCCAAAGTCCAGCTGTACACCGACGCCAAGGAGGAACGCGACCCGATTCTGGCCACCTGGCAGTACGGGCTGGGCAAGGTCGTGGCCGTGACCTTCGATCCCAGCGGTAGCGGGTCGGGCAACTGGATCCGCTGGCCGGGTTTCGGCAAGTTCTGGTCGCAGGCCGTGCGCTGGTCAATGCGCGACGAGACGGCCTGGGAATACCGGATCAGCATGCCCCAGCGGCGCAACCGGACCGTGCTGCGGGTGGAGTCGTACGACAGCGACCAGGACGGCATTTTGCAGGCCCGCCTGCCCCGCGGCGCAACGAGCGACCTGATCACCCTGATGCCGGTCGCCCCACGGGTGTACGAGGCGGTCATGGCCCNNNNNNNNNNNNNNNNNNNNNNNNNNNNNNNNNNNNNNNNNNNNNNNNNNNNNNNNNNNNNNNNNNNNNNNNNNNNNNNNNNNNNNNNNNNNNNNNNNNNNNNNNNNNNNNNNNNNNNNNNNNNNNNNNNNNNNNNNNNNNNNNNNNNNNNNNNNNNNNNNNNNNNNNNNNNNNNNNNNNNNNNNNNNNNNNNNNNNNNNNNGCAGCTGCACCCGCTGGACAACATCATGATTATTGCCGCCGTTTTCCTGCTGCTCGGCGACATCAGTCTGCGCACCCTGTTCGGCCCCCCGGCCGAATGAGCTGTCCGGGTCAAGAGGAGGATAGAAGAAGGCGATGAAACAGGTGTTCCTGGGTGTGTGGTGGTGTCTGGCGCTGAGCGGGTGTTCGTTCTGGATTTTTGGCGACGATAACGAAGACCACCTCATCGGCAAGCGCTACATTGACGAGAACGTCCGGTCAGAGATGCCGGTCTATGCCAGTCCCGAAGACGTGGAACCCCGAGAGGGGGACGTGATCGTCAAGCCGGGCCTGTTCGCCCGTCTGAACCCCTTTGCGTCGGACGAGGACGACGAGCTTGGTCCACCCGCCGAGGCCGACGACGACGGTAGCCTGTTTCGGAGCTTTCTGCCGTTTTAGCAGCTGGTCAGCCTGTCATACGTCGGAGCTGGTGAACATTTTTGGTCATGATGGCATAACGACTGTGGAGGCCACGGCGTGAACGTCCGCAAGCTGATCATCGAAGATGTTCGTTGTTTTGCCAGCAGGCAAGAGTTCAACATCCGCCCCCTGACCCTCCTGGTCGGTGAGAATAGCACTGGAAAATCTACCGTGCTGGGCTGTTTTCAAACCTTACATACTTTCGCAAACCCAAAACCATCTGGTTTTCACTTGGATTTTAACGTCGAGCCCTATCAGATGGGTACGTTCGTCGATATTGTGAGGAAATCTAACCCTCGAAAGAGAAGCTTCAAGTTAGGCTTTGAATACAAATCTGAAAACAAAAAAGAAAGCGCAGAATATATCCTGACACTGGCGGAAAAGGAGAAGGGTTCTGAACCTGCTGTTCAGGAACAACGAGTAATTCTTCCCAAGGGCGAGCTAGTCTTCGTTGAAGGTAAAGAGAAAATTAACGGACCAAATAGACAGAGTCCCAGCATTGACTCTGAAATTAGCGGGAGCATTGGAGAAGAGGGATTCAGAAGAATTGTCATTGGTGTCAATTCGCATCGGTTGAATGCGAACATATCTTCCAATCTGACTTCTATGGCGTTTGAAGCAGCGGATAAGGGGGACTCATCTCCCGAGGAGAAGGATTTTTATGAACTCGTTGAAAGACTGCCAGAGTCTTTATCGGGAAGACGGTACGGACCGTATGAGGAAGACCCTTACAGCTTCGCGCCCATTCGTTCCAAGCCGCAGCGAACCTATGACCCCCTGAAGGAAACTATTAGCCCCGAGGGAAGCGATATCCCTATGCTACTCATGAATATGTTCAGGACGAATGAGAAAGAATGGAAGGAACTCAAGGGACGATTGATTGAATTTGGCAAATCTTCAG is drawn from Desulfurellaceae bacterium and contains these coding sequences:
- a CDS encoding AAA family ATPase, which translates into the protein MNVRKLIIEDVRCFASRQEFNIRPLTLLVGENSTGKSTVLGCFQTLHTFANPKPSGFHLDFNVEPYQMGTFVDIVRKSNPRKRSFKLGFEYKSENKKESAEYILTLAEKEKGSEPAVQEQRVILPKGELVFVEGKEKINGPNRQSPSIDSEISGSIGEEGFRRIVIGVNSHRLNANISSNLTSMAFEAADKGDSSPEEKDFYELVERLPESLSGRRYGPYEEDPYSFAPIRSKPQRTYDPLKETISPEGSDIPMLLMNMFRTNEKEWKELKGRLIEFGKSSGLFSDIHVRRLGKSMGDPFQLQIKVRGPKVNMIDVGYGVNQLLPILVRMINSPPRVPFLMQQPEVHLHPRGQAELSSLLVALIRQREHSFVIETHSDYMVDRARIEIMKKRIEPEDVSLIYLEPSGNSVKVHNIAFDDQANLLGAPSSYREFFLKESDRLLGFD